The genome window TGAAAGAAGCATTATTCACATATTTTGCCCTTCCAGCTACGTAGCCGCCTGTTGGAGCAATACCGCCTCCGGGATTTTTGATAAGAGACCCTGCAATAATATCGGCCCCTACTTCTGTCGGCTCATGTATATCTATAAACTCGCCATAGCAGTTATCCACAAAGCAGATTACATCATTTCGTATATCCTTTATAAATTTTATTATCTTGTCTAAATCTTTCAATCTTAAGGATGGTCTCCATCCATAGCCGGTGGATCTCTGTATTTCTATCATGCTGATAGATTTATCGCATTTTAGCAAAGCAGCTATTTTACCATAGTCGAATTTGCCTTCGGGTGTCAGGTCTATTTGCTTATAATTTATGCCATACTCTTTTAACGACCCCGGACTCTTCTTTATGCCGATTACATCTTCCAGAGTATCATAAGGTTTGCCTGTTATCGACAGCAGCGTGTCTCCCGGCCGTAAATTGCCAAATAAGGCCACCGATATAGCATGTGTGCCTGAAACAAAATGGGGCCTTACCAGACAGTCTTCAGCGCCAAATATATCGGCATACACCCTGTCAAGAGCATCCCTGCCTATATCTCCATATCCATATCCCGTTGTACATGTAAAATGTGCATCCGATATTCTATTCTTCTGAAAAGAGTTCAATACCTTATACTGGTTGTATTCCTTTATTTCATCTATTGCTTCAAACCTTTGCCTTATATCGCTTTCGGCATTTTCACATAACTCACATAACTTCTTATTTATGTGAAATGCATCCGTCAGATATTCTTTTGAACATGATAACATCTATACCACCCTCCAGTTGTCACAATGAATATTCTATCATAATAGGGCGGTTTATGGCAATTACTCCTCTGTTGTTTTTTCTTCTTCAGGAACGTCTTCTGATTCCGATTCTGACGTATTGAATAATACAGGCTTCTGCGGGGAAATCGTCGATACTGCATGTTTATATATCAATAGCTGCTTCCCTTCGCTGTCCAGTATTATGGTGAAGTTGTCAAACCCTTTTACGTATCCCTTAATTTGAAAGCCGTTTGCAAGATGTATGGATACAGGTATATGTCCCTTCCTTGCCTGATTTAGAAATACATCCTGTAGATTATTATTAACCTTGTTCATTATTATCACCCTCCGAAAATCTTTTATAATTATTTCTATACTAAATTGAGTTTTCCTGCAACATAGTCAGCAATATTTTGAACTATGGAATTCTCATCTGTAAAATCATCGACATCTATCCAGTAAATCAAATCCTCTCTTTTAAACCATGTAATCTGGCGCTTGGCAAAATGCCTCGTGCATTCTTTTAATTTATATACCGCATCATCTAAAGAGCATTCGCCGAATAAATATGGTATTATTTCCTTGTATCCAAGGCCCTGCATGGAAGTCAAATCTCTGCTGTATCCCATGTCTAAAAGTCTTTTAACCTCATCTACAAGTCCCTGTTCGATCATTTTATCTGCTCTTGAATTTATCCTTTCATAAAGTTTCTTTCTATCCATCATGAGCCCTACCACACAGGTGTCATATTCGCCCGGCGCAAGTTTTGTCTGGCTTCTATAATCAGGCATTGTTTTGCCCGTAAGCTTAAATACTTCAAGAGCCCTTATGACCCTTTTCAAATCATTTGCATGCAACCTTTTGAATGAATCAGGATCTTTGTCCTTCAGCATATTATGCACATATTCATTTCCGTAAAGCTTCGCGGCTTTCTGCAATTCTTCCCTGTAAGGCTTATCGCATACAACGCCTGCAAAATTCAGATTATGGGTAAGTGACTTGATATATAGCCCGGTGCCGCCTACCACTATAGGCAGCTTATGGCGGCTTAATATATCATCTATTTTTTCTCCTGCAAGCTTTCTGTATAAAGCTACCGAAAACTCTTCATCCGGATATACAACATCTATCAAATGATGCTTTATTCCCTGCATCTCATCTTTTGAAGGTTTTGCCGTGCCGATATC of Clostridiales bacterium contains these proteins:
- the hfq gene encoding RNA chaperone Hfq, whose product is MNKVNNNLQDVFLNQARKGHIPVSIHLANGFQIKGYVKGFDNFTIILDSEGKQLLIYKHAVSTISPQKPVLFNTSESESEDVPEEEKTTEE
- a CDS encoding methionine gamma-lyase family protein, with the protein product MLSCSKEYLTDAFHINKKLCELCENAESDIRQRFEAIDEIKEYNQYKVLNSFQKNRISDAHFTCTTGYGYGDIGRDALDRVYADIFGAEDCLVRPHFVSGTHAISVALFGNLRPGDTLLSITGKPYDTLEDVIGIKKSPGSLKEYGINYKQIDLTPEGKFDYGKIAALLKCDKSISMIEIQRSTGYGWRPSLRLKDLDKIIKFIKDIRNDVICFVDNCYGEFIDIHEPTEVGADIIAGSLIKNPGGGIAPTGGYVAGRAKYVNNASFRLTAPGIGRECGSTFGVMRQFYQGLFLAPHITSEALKGAVFCSKIFEMLGFEVSPKADSPRSDIIQAIKFNNKDMLISFCQGIQKGSPVDSFVDAEPWDMPGYSDKIIMAAGGFIQGSSIELSADAPIRPPYVAYLQGGLTYEHAKVGILIALQNLYNKGYIKI
- the miaA gene encoding tRNA (adenosine(37)-N6)-dimethylallyltransferase MiaA; amino-acid sequence: MDKPLVIILGPTAVGKTKISIQLAGLLNAEIISADSMQVYKYMDIGTAKPSKDEMQGIKHHLIDVVYPDEEFSVALYRKLAGEKIDDILSRHKLPIVVGGTGLYIKSLTHNLNFAGVVCDKPYREELQKAAKLYGNEYVHNMLKDKDPDSFKRLHANDLKRVIRALEVFKLTGKTMPDYRSQTKLAPGEYDTCVVGLMMDRKKLYERINSRADKMIEQGLVDEVKRLLDMGYSRDLTSMQGLGYKEIIPYLFGECSLDDAVYKLKECTRHFAKRQITWFKREDLIYWIDVDDFTDENSIVQNIADYVAGKLNLV